A segment of the Mugil cephalus isolate CIBA_MC_2020 chromosome 13, CIBA_Mcephalus_1.1, whole genome shotgun sequence genome:
ttttttttgttcttatagagggtatgcattgacatTACTGCCACCACGCCCCCTTGAGTGGCAAAACCATGGTGACATGTATCAGTAAACACCATGAGACTGGGGGAAAATGACGATTaccagatcaaattaaggacaattgggctcaacaatgatccatacaaactagtatggatttggaaaaatggattagcctcagtttcagttaatttaagtTGGGTTTAgataatttcagttatgataaatgtaccTAAAGATGCTAAGAGGTTTAGTGAGAAATACGTGTAGAGTCAGATttgacgttaaaaggatgatgagaagtgattgcaaatattttgtttatCATTATTCATTGTTGGAattgaaatagttactgttgcccgtaactacgccaaaacaacatcaactaacttatctgacagccctttcagaacataacttaagaagtaacttaagatatgatttcattaaaaaaaaatacagcataaatcaATATTACCTGACTCTGAATGTGAACctcaacaccaggtttctgtgtctggattccagttgtttcttagtaatgcagcgatccacttacttctcttttctttgtcagtcgcagatatctgtaaaaatatatctcagacgctattaaagcctatgattcaaactaatgcagcttATCTCCGTGCTTACGTTTTGCCACTCAGaagccgtaaccacggagacgtctGCTTGCTGTGACGTTGCGTGCATACCCTCTGTAATCAGTTTATAAATGCATCTTATTTGTGTAccttatgtgtgtgttaatgtacCGCACGTCAGAGAACTAATTTAACCGTCTCCGTTAATGTCTTTGTCATCTAGAAGTCGGCAAAGGTAAAACCACGGGCCCCTGTCAGCCCACATCCCTTCGGCAGCTCTCACGGACCTTCTAGCATACGTCACCACCATCGCCTCTTTCGCTCGTCACAGATCAATCAGCCTTGGCAGACAAATGCCCCACTACCTCCAATAGTAGACCATGAACCCGTAGACCCCTCTCTACCCTCCACTGCTGCGACCTCTGCCCACTTGTCCATACCTAGACGGCCACCTCCGTcgttctcctccccctcttgtTACATGcttcaggaggaggagccgTGGGAGACGTGCCCGCCGTTTGCAAAGATCCGTCCACCTCCCAAAGTGTCCCGGTTGGACATCGGCAACGCCAGGTTGATGAGGGACTGCGTGTACCCCCAGCTCCCTCCGCTGTGTAGCAGGCGGCCACCTGAGGCCACCTTTGACCCAGTCGAGCCTGCGGCGGAATCACTTGGCCTGGGTTTGTTAGAGGAAGCCGTTGGGCTGGCCGTGCCAACGCAACCGGGAGCTCCGTTCGGGGACCTGTCAGAACCTCTGAGTCTGGACGTGTCCGCCCAGCCCGAGGGAGGGCGTCAGTCCCCCTCCCCGCTTAGTCCCTGGACACTCGGGAGAAGCGATACTCTCCCCGGCAGAGCTGACGGGACCCAGCTTGGCACGTCGTTTCACATCAGCCCTCCCTCTCCCTTGCCTGCCCCCGCCTCTCCATCGGCTTCATCCAGGCTGCTGTCTCAGCATTTCGATGCCACTTTCTCTTGTTTACTGCCTAACTTTCAAGCACAATCCACGGCGAAGCCAGGCAACACGTCTCCACTCCCTTCATCCACCTTGTCACCACATCCGCCACACGTTCGTGGCGTTAAAGTAGAGTCGCCCGGCAAAAGGCCAGAGCTAATTTCCAAGAGGGAGGCGAGGGGCATCACGAAGTTGGCGAACCAAGCCTGCAAGGAGCCCCTGGGCTCTCTGAACAACTCCGAGCTCTTAGCCTCTCTCTCCACAAGGGCTccagacagcagcagcggcagcagtggCAGGGATAGCCTCGGAGAGAGTTTGGGACTTGCTTTGGCGCTGCCTCCTGCCACTGCCTCAGGACAGGGCAGCCTTGGCTCCAGGCTGCCATCCATCCCGACCAACAGGCTCCTTCAGGATGAGCTCATTAGACAAATGTCACCGTTTCACCAAGCCACAGCCTCTTACATGGTGAGCACGGAGAAGTGTTAGTGTTACAGTGGCTGCTAACATTTGGTTTTGGAGTGTTTTATTGAAAACGTGCTCTCTTAAGATGATATCTTCCTCTCATTTAAATTTGAGTGAAGGAAACTTATGTAACATAGTCTATGTTTAACAACAAAAGCACAAGCTTATTTTTTACAGCAGCAGTGGGTGTTATAAAGTTGTTTTTGACACGGTTCGGTATTATTTTAATTGGATTCTCTCAATTAAATGACACAGTTTTGCCGCATTGATTCAAATAGCTTTAACACTGACTAAATTTACTAATCTCACATGCGCCAGTCGATTGAATACGTAGAGATATAGAGTTATGCTGTGAGATTGTGTAATACTATCTGCCTGATCTAGAGCAAAGCTACGACATGTGTAGAAACACTTTAAAGCACAATAGTTGAACTTTATCAGACATAAAACTTAATTAGTtttgtaataatatataataccaGTGTGAAGTACTGTACCTTTGTGATTTATTGTTAATTGTCaatgttcagtttttcttgtttagccacaaaaaataactttaaggTCTTGTGCAGCGCGTTAAAACAGACGATCCATTTATCTCAATATTTGAACTCTGCAGTTGTGTTATTGATTTGCTCTAAAAGtttcatgttgctgttttctcaGACCAATAACACCCTTCCATCAGCTGAGGGAGTCGTGACTGCATTCGGGACAATAGGTAAGAGGATCTTCCAAGCACCTTTATGTATTAATGAAGTCGTAGCACACAGAAAAATTGTAGCATTGTGTTGGTTGGAGTGGGAAATGAATCTGGACCTTGCAGCATCCTATTTTTAAACTGCCGTCCTAAAACTGCACCTACAGACACGCGTTGTTATGTGAAAGCCTTCGTGGATGTTGTATGAACACCACAACAATGCACCACAAGggtttttaaatattcattatctCAAACAACAGAACGTCAGGTCTCCCCACCAGCGTGCTCTCTTATTTATACTGACTTTTAATGTGTGTCAACGTTTCCAATTTCCTCGTATTACTGGACATTtatcagtgtctgtgttttctttctgatctTAAATCTCAGTCAGCGTGAATGACTTATCGTCTCCGCTGTTTAAACTGAATTTCCACTCCAAGTTGCGGgaaaaggacaagaaaaaatatttggGTTGCATCTCAATATTCTTCAGGCAGCTCCCTAAACAACACACCGAGGATGGGTCCTGTGGTGCTCAGGCTGAATGGTTTATTCAACTAATAATCCCCAGACTTGTCTTTGGTGCCTCTTATTTTCAACTCTTATCTCTGAAGGGGCCACGCGAGCACAGTCAGGTTTGTTCACACATGTTGCTGTTCTGAAAAGTGCATCTTCCCTCCAGCGACATGGCGTGCTATGTTTTTCCCATTCTCTTATTCATGGTTTAGCcgacatgatttttttccacttggttTATTGAGAAACGTCCTCAGAGCGCCGTGTTCTGCCGCCGCACTTTCTGCAGGGACGTGTTCGCTACTTATACACTGTGACTGTACCAATTTGCATTCAACTAAAAGCGCTCGCTCGAATCCTCGAGAGCTTTTTCTTTCCTAATTGAAGTCCTTGAGTGGAAACCAAATTTAGAGTTTGTCAGACTGTAGATAGTAGATGCACCGAAGCTTagtctgacaaaacaaaatatatgcGAATAAAACATGTCGTACTCTCTCAGTATCGGATAATGTGACGGTAACGTCTGGATGTCCCAAACGGCTTTCTCTCTATGAATCATTAAATGACCCACATCATGGTTGAGACTTTGAGTCAACCCTGATTTGAATGAGCTGTGCTACCGACGCCAGTGTGGTAAAATGTGACTGTAGTTGATCCCAGCGCGTGTCTGTGCGGTAGCAGACGTACAGCAGCAagtgcacaaaacacacaaaagtcaAGTCCCACACTGAGCCACATCCTGGCGTGCTTGACAGCGAGCTCATCACAGAGATGTCAGTTTTATCTGTATGTTCCTTCATCCCCACGGTTTACAAACTTAGCTGAGCTGCGCGCTTCCTCAGACACCATTATCACGGGAACAAGCTGACATAAACCCGCTTCCTGActccttgtgtatttttcccccccaaaaaatctgCAAGGTTTCCTAGTGTAAACGTATTCTCTGAAAGACTGTTTccaagtttaaaaataacaatgtattAAAAACTGTCACAGATTACACCCATACATTGGGGTTTAACTGTTAATTCACAATGCACCATTTATATTAGACAATATTTTTGGACATTGTTTTGGAGGGATTACTCTGAGGTACTGTATTATCCATTAAGCACATAATGCGTGATATAAAAACCCTCTTCTTGTGaattttttgatttaaaatggtCATTACAAACAGGGGAAGTGTGAGGATTTAGAGAATGCAGTGAGACATGGAAACATTGCATTTTTGGCCTCTCTACAGTTTACGTTTATGACGTTTGCTCAACTTCATGACTGGACGTTTCTACAGCTGTTGATCCTTTGGCGACACTTGGAGGCGATAGAGATGAAGCTGTCAGAATAGTTAAACATTAGCCTTTGATATCATCTTTGATATGTTGgcattttgaaatttaaattcagaagaattatttaaaaccaaatacTACCTTACATAGAGGATTTATCCTATAGGACTGTGATCAGGCTGCTGTGTGAGCACTGTGAACACATTTGTTGTGAGATGTTCTTGGATTCATCCGTATGCACAGATGCACATCGGGAGGTTTTTGTATGTACAGTGTTTTCTGGATTCGAGTGCGCGCCATGTTTCAGTAGGAAATCCAGGTCTTTGTACACGAGGCCCCGGGTGTTTTGCCATTTGACAGCTGTTGAAAACGGCCGCATTGACGTTGCCACTGCAGCTCGGTCAGGGGCACGGCAAACCTCACACCTGAAAGCACCAACGAGAGAGAGAAGTgctcctttcctccttttcgTGATTCTGATGTTGACCTAACCTTTTAGAGCACCGTGATTACTGTGATGGAGCTATCTGGAGCAAATTGAAAGTCTGAGGGATGGTTAACTGGCACAAATGAAAGCAAAGGGCTTTGTCAGGAAGTAGGAAAAGTAAAATGCTCCTGACATTTGCGGTTAGCTTCATCTAGTACCATTAAAAAGGAGAGCACTGAATGAAACTGTATATATTATCCCAAACCGTTCCTTAAGCATAAACCACTCCGGTagagtgaataaataaatgtttcctcCGTTCACAGGCACTCCAACGTACCACCTACCTCCAGTCAAGCCTTCCACAGGCACCAAGAAGAAGAGCTCCAAGCACTGCTTCCTCTGTGGCAAGAAGACTGGGCTGGCCACCAGCTACGAATGCAGGTACGAGTGCCTCCAGCATTTTCACTCACTCACCCCAGAAACCTTCAGCCTCACTCAAAATCAACCCTCTCCCTCTCGTCAGTCTCGTCCTCGAAGCGAAACTGTTAGTGGAAAGTTTTCTTTTCCTGGTTCATCGTTTGGCCTCTCTGCCATATTTCCAACAAAGACACGTTTCAGTTCTCTGCCTGTTCTGCCACAAGGTATTAGCTTTATCAAagtttcctccctctctctctccctctctgtctctcccctgCCTCGTCCAGCGCGTTCAAACCGAATCTGGTGCAACAATACGCAACTCTGATCTCTCAGCATCAGCCACTTGAAGCCGTTCAGCTTTCTGCTGCGTTCAAAAGACTGTTTAGTCAAGTTGTAAACCTTTCatgataaaatgaataatttactCAATTTTTGcgctcataaataaaataaataagagatcTGAAGTAGCTGTTTTTGCTAATGGCCTTATGAGAACTGAAAGACTGAAGCACTATAAAGGTATTTATTCTGAGCGTTTTTCTTGGCAGAAATGATTGAGAGCGATAAAGAAACTTGTTGTTTTATtctcaagaggaaaaaaaatgtaaatgttttgcttaCGTGTCCGCTCATCTTTCTATTGAAATGTTACAGGTGTGGTCAAAACTTCTGCGCCACCCACCGCTACGCCGAGACTCATGACTGCAGTTACGACTACAAGAGTGCGGGACGCCGCTTTCTCCAAGACGCCAACCCTCTTATCAGTGCTCCCAAGCTGCCTAAGATCTAGACTCCCACCCGTCACTGGGGACAGCCTGAGGAAGTAAACATTAAACTGACTGGacgggagggggaaaaaaaaaaaaaatcttcttctaCACCactgtgtgctttttttaatttttatcagCCAAGTTTgcttaatattaaaataaaatattctgtaaAGCCAAGTGTGAACAAACAAGAGTGGACTGAAATGGCGCAGAACTAATTATGCCTCTTGACAATGTGAAAATGTCTATTCTTTTTATCTattaccttttcttttcctttgtgtaaaaacaacaacaacaaaaaaaaaagaacagatctGTGCATGTATGGTAGGTAGGTTTTGCTAAATATATCTGCTGCACGTATCCGTTTCAGTTGGTCTTTTCGTTTTCTCTTCATTAAATAGGACCGCTCATGACTTCTCATTTGACAAGTCTTTGACAGATGCACTTTAGACCTATCATGACTTTAATTATGTGGGAAGGGAAGGCCGCATacgtttgtgtttatgttatCCAGATTTTTATATTCCACACACCTGAACGTCTTTCTCAAGTTTCTCTACGTGGGCACATATAGTGAAATCTTTCTTACAAGAACCCAATACGCAACACTTATCGCTAAAGTacttaatatttattaaagaaTACTACTTATTTAAgttaaaggttgtttttttttttcttcgaatAGGAAGTATGAAATGTGAGTAGGTGTGAATGTCAGTAATCGAGTAAACTGTATTAGGTATGGGGGGGTGGTTATGGTATTTATGATGTGTCTATAATAAGGTGGttgccataataataataaaaaaaaaatcttttgtaaGTCTTTTTTATTGCTCAACTTTAAATGCTGTTAAAGTATCTACAGGGGTTTGATCTAATAAAGTCTCTTTCCAAACACGTCACTGTGTAAATTACATTTCTGACTCGTTCTTGAATTCATGTGGaaggaaatgttgaattttttttttgttttattttgttttgtctatcGCTGGCTGCCATGGTTCCTCTTTATTTTCACGTTATTTAACGTTTTCTGTTAGTCACCTTTAATAGTTTTCCCCGCGGTGCTGTGAAGTTAATGGGAATTGGTTCTACTTTGGTATCGCTCGCTAATTCTTGTCTTATTAAATGGCCTCTCCTCCTGATTCAGACCATCAGCCAGTTCCTTAGCAACGAGCTAAAAATGGATTGTTTGGGACTTGTTGATCATTAGAACTGTTATTCTTTAAGCCAAAGTTAAGACAAATATAACCAAAGGGAGCTTTTCCTTTGACCTTATCAGAGGGAAACACTATTATTTTCTTACTGAAGTGACTTTTCTTCCAGTCTGTTGATGCGAGTGctctgtactttgctgtggtttgttgggggagtagcaccagcaaaaaaaaaaaaaaaaaaagatgtcagtAGTTTCAGCAAGTGTCACAACTCCCACTCAG
Coding sequences within it:
- the zfand4 gene encoding AN1-type zinc finger protein 4, with amino-acid sequence MTDRKEPPFFNDDSVGAFQYKLPFYDTMELFIETLTGTCFELRVLPFEAVISVKAKIQRLEGIPVAQQHLIWNSVELDDDHCLHDYGIAEGCTLKLVLAMRGGPINTRRVTMEDPIKDMADLMEGTKEEGWEKSLPNKQVTFVVYREGDQLNFFRVVDRGDGTLTPLSESLSSGSVYNVYAEEEDGESLAAAQQSLENSITMSKMKQLKAKMEDMNLNKKKSAKVKPRAPVSPHPFGSSHGPSSIRHHHRLFRSSQINQPWQTNAPLPPIVDHEPVDPSLPSTAATSAHLSIPRRPPPSFSSPSCYMLQEEEPWETCPPFAKIRPPPKVSRLDIGNARLMRDCVYPQLPPLCSRRPPEATFDPVEPAAESLGLGLLEEAVGLAVPTQPGAPFGDLSEPLSLDVSAQPEGGRQSPSPLSPWTLGRSDTLPGRADGTQLGTSFHISPPSPLPAPASPSASSRLLSQHFDATFSCLLPNFQAQSTAKPGNTSPLPSSTLSPHPPHVRGVKVESPGKRPELISKREARGITKLANQACKEPLGSLNNSELLASLSTRAPDSSSGSSGRDSLGESLGLALALPPATASGQGSLGSRLPSIPTNRLLQDELIRQMSPFHQATASYMTNNTLPSAEGVVTAFGTIGTPTYHLPPVKPSTGTKKKSSKHCFLCGKKTGLATSYECRCGQNFCATHRYAETHDCSYDYKSAGRRFLQDANPLISAPKLPKI